One segment of Schistocerca cancellata isolate TAMUIC-IGC-003103 chromosome 2, iqSchCanc2.1, whole genome shotgun sequence DNA contains the following:
- the LOC126155320 gene encoding serine-aspartate repeat-containing protein I-like, whose amino-acid sequence QRETDRQRDRERQTDRERRERDRQTDRERDRQTDRERDRQTDRERETDRQRERETDRQRERDRQTERERQTDRERETDRQRERDRQTERERQTDRERETDRQRERDRQTERERQTDRERETDRQTDRDRQTDRERQTDRQTDRERQTDRQRETDRQTERDRQTDRERQTDRQRETDRQTERDRQTERDRQTDRERQTDRERQTDRQRETDRQTERDRQTDRERETDRQTERERQTDRQRERDRQTERDRQTDRQTERDRQRETDRQTERDRQRETDRQTERDRQRETDRQTERDRQTDRQTERERQTDRQTDTDRQTDRHRQTQTDTDRHRQTQTDTDRHRQTQTDTDRHRQTQTDTDRHRQTQTDTDRHRQTQTDTDRHRQTQTDTDRHRQTQTDTDRHRQTQTDTDRHRQTQTDTDRHRQTQTDTDRHRQTQTDTDRHRQTQTDTDRHRQTQTDTDRHRQTQTDTDRHRQTQTDTDRHRQTQTDTDRHRQTQTDTDRHRQTQTDTDRHRQTQTDTDRHRQTQTDTDRHRQTQTDTDRHRQTQTDTDRHRQTQTDTDRHRQTQTDTDRHRQTQTDTDRHRQTQTDTDRHRQTQTDTDRHRQTQTDTDRHRQTQTDTDRHRQTQTDTDRHRQTQTDTDRHRQTQTDTDRHRQTQTDTDRHRQTQTDTDRHRQTQTDTDRHRQTQTDTDRHRQTQTDTDRHRQTQTDTDRHRQTQTDTDRHRQTQTDTDRHRQTQTDTDRHRQTQTDTDRQTQTDRHRQTDTDRQTQTDRHRQTDTDRHRHTDTDTDTQTQTQTHRHRHRHRQTQTQTDRHRQTQTDRQTQRQTDTDTDRHRHRQTQTQTQTDTDTDRHRQTQTQTQTDTDTDTDRHRQTQTQTQTDTDTDTDTDRHRHRHRQTQTQTQTQTDTDTDTDRHRHRHRQTQTQTDTDRHRHRHRQTQTQTQTDTDTDTDRHRQTQTQTQTQTDTDTDTDRHRQTQTQTQTQTDTDTDTDRHRQTQTQTQTQTQTDTDTDTDTDRHRHRHRQTQTQTDTDTDTDRHRHRHRHRQTQTQTQTQTDTDTDTDRHRHRHRHRQTQTQTQTQTDTDTDTDTDRHRHRHRHRHRQTQTQTQTQTDTDTDTDRHRHRHRHRHRHRHRQTQTQTQTQRQTQTQTQTQTQTQTQTQTQTQTQTQTQTQTQTQTQTQTQTQTQTQTQTQTQTDTDTDRHRHRQTQTDTDRHRHRQTQTDTDTDTDRHRHRHRQTQTQTDTDRHRHRQTQTDTDTDTDTDRHRHRHRHRQTQTQTQTDTDRHRQTQTQTQTDTDTDTDTDTDTDTDRHRHRHRHRQTQTQTQTQTDTDTDTDRHRHRHRHRQTQTQTQTDTDTDTDTDRHRHRHRQTQTQTQTDTDTDTDRHRHRHRQTQTQTQTDTDTDTDTDRHRHRHRQTQTQTQTDTDTDTDTDRHRHRHRQTQTQTQTDTDTDTDRHRICSDSRTFQTRRESSGVGSFFTRRAGGRKRGERPAGHLALPAWPGLLTAFEYFLLRGARLRNPGGVATARPARRPVPCRGGDRAAARSPQPAAQTPPDRGLPAGAAPGSA is encoded by the exons cagagagagacagacagacagagagacagagagagacagacagacagagagaga agagagagagacagacagacagacagagagagagacagacagacagacagagagagagacagacagacagacagagagagagagacagacagacagagagagagagagacagacagacagagagagagagacagacagacagagagagagagacagacagacagagagagagagacagacagacagagagagagagacagacagacagagagagagagacagacagacagagagagagagacagacagacagagagagagagacagacagacagagagagagagacagacagacagagagagagagacagacagacagacagacagagacagacagacagacagagagagacagacagacagacagacagacagagagagacagacagacagacagagagagacagacagacagacagagagagacagacagacagacagagagagacagacagacagacagagagagacagacagacagacagagagagacagacagacagagagagacagacagacagacagagagagacagacagacagagagagacagacagacagacagagagagacagacagacagacagagagagacagacagacagacagagagagagagacagacagacagacagagagagagagacagacagacagacagagagagagagacagacagacagagagagacagacagacagacagacagacagagagagacagacagagagagacagacagacagacagagagagacagacagagagagacagacagacagacagagagagacagacagagagagacagacagacagacagagagagacagacagacagacagacagacagagagagagagacagacagacagacagacagacacagacagacagacagacagacacagacagacacagacagacacagacagacacagacagacacagacagacacagacagacacagacagacacagacagacacagacagacacagacagacacagacagacacagacagacacagacagacacagacagacacagacagacacagacagacacagacagacacagacagacacagacagacacagacagacacagacagacacagacagacacagacagacacagacagacacagacagacacagacagacacagacagacacagacagacacagacagacacagacagacacagacagacacagacagacacagacagacacagacagacacagacagacacagacagacacagacagacacagacagacacagacagacacagacagacacagacagacacagacagacacagacagacacagacagacacagacagacacagacagacacagacagacacagacagacacagacagacacagacagacacagacagacacagacagacacagacagacacagacagacacagacagacacagacagacacagacagacacagacagacacagacagacacagacagacacagacagacacagacagacacagacagacacagacagacacagacagacacagacagacacagacagacacagacagacacagacagacacagacagacacagacagacacagacagacacagacagacacagacagacacagacagacacagacagacacagacagacacagacagacacagacagacacagacagacacagacagacacagacagacacagacagacacagacagacacagacagacacagacagacacagacagacacagacagacacagacagacacagacagacacagacagacacagacagacacagacagacacagacagacacagacagacacagacagacacagacagacacagacagacacagacagacacagacagacacagacagacacagacagacacagacagacacagacagacacagacagacacagacagacacagacagacacagacagacacagacagacacagacagacacagacagacacagacagacacagacagacacagacagacacagacagacacagacagacacagacagacacagacagacacagacagacacagacagacacagacagacacagacagacacagacagacacagacagacacagacagacacagacagacacagacagacacagacagacacagacagacagacacagacagacagacacagacagacagacacagacagacagacacagacagacagacacagacagacagacacagacagacacagacacacagacacagacacagacacacagacacagacacagacacacagacacagacacagacacagacagacacagacacagacagacagacacagacagacacagacagacagacagacacagagacagacagacacagacacagacagacacagacacagacagacacagacacagacacagacagacacagacacagacagacacagacagacacagacacagacacagacagacacagacacagacacagacagacacagacagacacagacacagacacagacagacacagacacagacacagacacagacagacacagacacagacacagacagacacagacacagacacagacacagacagacacagacacagacacagacagacacagacacagacacagacagacacagacacagacagacacagacagacacagacacagacacagacagacacagacacagacacagacagacacagacacagacacagacagacacagacagacacagacacagacacagacacagacagacacagacacagacacagacagacacagacagacacagacacagacacagacacagacagacacagacacagacacagacagacacagacagacacagacacagacacagacacagacacagacagacacagacacagacacagacacagacagacacagacacagacacagacagacacagacacagacagacacagacacagacacagacagacacagacacagacacagacacagacagacacagacacagacacagacacagacagacacagacacagacacagacagacacagacacagacacagacacagacagacacagacacagacacagacacagacagacacagacacagacacagacacagacagacacagacacagacacagacacagacacagacagacacagacacagacacagacacagacagacacagacacagacacagacagacacagacacagacacagacacagacacagacacagacacagacagacacagacacagacacagacacagagacagacacagacacagacacagacacagacacagacacagacacagacacagacacagacacagacacagacacagacacagacacagacacagacacagacacagacacagacacagacacagacacagacacagacacagacacagacacagacagacacagacacagacagacacagacacagacagacacagacagacacagacagacacagacacagacagacacagacagacacagacacagacacagacagacacagacacagacacagacagacacagacacagacagacacagacagacacagacacagacagacacagacagacacagacacagacacagacacagacagacacagacacagacacagacacagacagacacagacacagacacagacagacacagacagacacagacagacacagacacagacacagacagacacagacacagacacagacacagacacagacacagacacagacagacacagacacagacacagacacagacagacacagacacagacacagacacagacagacacagacacagacacagacagacacagacacagacacagacacagacagacacagacacagacacagacagacacagacacagacacagacacagacagacacagacacagacacagacagacacagacacagacacagacagacacagacacagacacagacagacacagacacagacacagacagacacagacacagacacagacagacacagacacagacacagacacagacagacacagacacagacacagacagacacagacacagacacagacagacacagacacagacacagacacagacagacacagacacagacacagacagacacagacacagacacagacagacacagacacagacacagacagacacagaatcTGCTCGGACTCTCGAA